From Corynebacterium aquatimens:
AACGTTCCCGTCACGCCCGAGTGTCTCACCGGTGTAGTCATCAGCGTGTAAGGCGATCTGTTGAAGAACGTCCTTCTCATAGAACTCCAACGACGGAACAGCGATGCACGAAATTCCATCAGCCAAAATCTCTCCCAAGAGCATCATCTCCTTAAATAGTTTGGATAGTCGATTCGATCTCGACGTAGATGAACTCTAAGCCCACATGTTTCCGCATGTCAAGTACAAGTTTTGACACATACTATGTGATGTGATATTAGCGCTTGTTATTGCGGGATCCATGCTTATGCAAATCAGCTGAGTCCGCCGCGGGTGAAGGACGCACTATCTACGCCCCACTCTCGTGTTGTAGAGTGCGAAAACCCACCAAAGAACTGCCCCATTTCTCCGTCGCTCGTATGCTTAAAAACGAACCAAAGATTTCGCAATGAACTGAGCACGGAAGACAAAGCTATGAGTTCCCCTTACGACCCCAATAATCCAACCCCGGGTAACAACCAGTCTGGGCAGGGCTGGGGTCCCCAAGCTCCTTTTGGGCAAGAGCAAGGCGGCTGGTCCCAGCCGGATCCGAACGCCTCCTGGGAATCTTTGCAGCAGGTACCTTCCGTCGGGCCGAGCGAATGGGGCCAGCCGGCTAACGGCCCAGGCAGTAATTTCGCGCAGCAAGGTGGGCAGGCCCAGTTCGGGCAGCAGCAGTTCGGGCAACCGCAGAACGGGCAACCGCAGTATGGGCAGGGTTCTAGCGGTCAGCCGCCATATGGTGAGCAACCACCAACGGAGCAAGGCGGTGGTAAGGGCCGGATGTGGGCGATCATCATCGGCATCGCCGTGCTCGTCACAGTCGCAATCGTTGCACTCGCGTTGGTTCTTGGCGGGGATAAGGACAAGAATTCGGAGGGCACCGCTTCGTCGGAGGAGAAGATCACTCCCACGACATCGGAGACGGGAGGCGCTCCCTCAGAAGAACCGGCAAAGTCGAGTGATTCGAAGTCCGAGAAATCCGGCGACAAAGATCGCGGCCAGGGTTCTGCCAAGGACTCGAAGAAAGAACCCACCTCGGGGGCGAAGCCCAAGGACGGAAACGTTCCTGCAGACCACAAGAAAGCTCTAGAAGAGGCAGAACGCTATTTGGCCGTGATTCCGTTCTCCTACGAAGGACTTTATGATCAGCTCATTAGTGAATACGGCGCACAGGCATCGCCTGAAGCCGCACGTTACGCGGTAGACAACGTGGACGCAGACTGGAACGAGCAGGCGCTACGCGCGGCGGAGCAGTACGTGAAGGTACTGGACATGAGCGATGAAGAGCTCTTCGACCAGCTGACGCACGACTTTGGCGGCAAGTTTACCCCGGAGCAGGCACGCTACGCGATCGAGCACCTGGACCGCAGCAAGCTCAAGCCTTAGCAGCCTAGATCTTCTGCTCGGGGATGATTGCCCAGCACACTAGGTACGCCAGTACGCCGGAGAAACCCGCGAGAGTAAGAAACACAAAGATCACGCGCATGAGCGTGTGATCAATGTTGAAGTGATCAGCAAGGCCCGCGCACACGCCCGCGATAATGCGGTCCGTCCGCGGACGAACAAGTACCGGCTGCGGCGGGATGGGATTAGCACCCGGAACGTTCACGTTCGGGTTTGGGACGTAATCGGGGTTGGGTTGCGACATCGTGGGGTCCCTTCTCAATGAGGTTTTCACGGTCGCACGGGCCACGACCGTTGGTGTCTAGCCTGCCTTATTGGAAAATTCAGTCACATCAAGTTCGTCGCTGGCGCTCATCAGGCCTTCCATGAAGCGCTTGAGAGGAGCGACTTCACCCTTCTTCATGTGATCGAAGATAAGTCGGCGAACAACTTCGACGTGGTCCGGAACGGCAGCCTCTAAGCGCGCCATTCCCTCGTCCGTAAGAACAACAACCACGCCGCGGGCATCCTCTTCACTCTTGTGCTTGTTTAACAGCCCGCGCTTATCCATACGCGTGATCTGGTGGGACATCCGTGAACGGTCCCAATCAAGTTCGATGCACAAGTCGCGCATTCGCATCCTGTGGTCCTCAGCCTCAGAGAGTGCAATAAGTACAGCGAATTCAGACGAGGAAAGACCGCCACTATGCATCAGGGTATCTTCCAAGCAACGATCAATACGCCGGCCCGTAGCCAGCATGAGCCGCCAGAGCTGCTGTTCTTCATCGTTTAGCCAGCGCGTCCCCGTTGCCATGTCATACATATTACACGCGCAATCGCTGATTTTCGGCGTTTTTATGCGTTATTTGTATGGTTTTTCAAGCTCTCAATGGAAGCGAGACGGGCGGGAGCGATCCCGTCGAAGCGGCGCGGGAAACAGGTGAGCACAAAGACCTGCGAGAACTCCCCTACCTGCGAGAACAACACATTCATCAGGTCCAGGCGGCGGGGATCGGTTGCACCAAGGGCGTCATCAATAACAACGGGCACGGGCATCGGCTCATCGCTGCCACTGGCCACCATGTCCGCGATGGCGAAGCGGGTAAGCAGCGCCATTTGTTCCTTGGCCCCGCCAGAGAGTTGGTCCAGATCAACCGTCGTGCCATCCACAGTTCTCGTGGTCACTTTAAGGTTCTCATCGAGCGCGAACTGCGTGCCGGGCCCGAACACGGTCGATGCGTAGTGCTGTAGCGCCTTGGCAAAAGGGGCCGCATATTTTTCACGTGCGGCATCGCGGTGCGCAACGAGGGTTTCGTACAACAGTTGCGCTGCCTTAGCCTTCCGGCGCAGGCGGTCACGTCGGGTTGTGGCCAGCTGCAGTTGGGCCATGGCTCGGTCGAGTTTCTCCGCCTCACCTTCAGCACGCTGGACGGAAGAGTCCAACGCAATCTGCCGTTCGCGGGCCCTAACCCGGCGTTGGTCAAGATTGTTCACGCGGTTGCGGGCACCCGCAAGCAACTTCTCCGCCGTGCCAGGATCGACGGCAGCGACGCGCTGCGCGATGTCGTCGTGTTCCTTGCGTGTGGTGTCCAGGTTCTGCTCGGCGGACGTAAGGGCGCCGTGCAACTCATCATCGGCGGTCTTCTCGCGCATAGAAGTCAGATCGGCGCGGGCGCGCTCCACCGCAGCAGCTTTATCCCCAATGCGCGTCTCCAGCTCAGCGAGGCTCCGCGCGTGCGGCATCGCCTTCAAACTAATGAGCCTCACTTCGGCTTCGTGGGCGGTGGTACGCGCGTCCTCGTACGCACTTTCCGCGAGGGCGACGTTGTTCTTTGCGTCCTCGTGGGCAATGAGCCTGTGCGCGTTGTCGTCGCTGTGCGTGTGGTCGTCGCTGTGGGATTCGGCGGCGGTAGAGCGGAGGCGTTTGAGTTCCTCGCGGGCTTCGTCAAGGTCGCGGCCGGCTGCGGCGTCTGTGCGTTGGCGGCGTATGGCGGCTAGTTCGGCTGTGCGCTCCCTGTGTTCGTCGCGAAGCGCGCGCGCTGTCTCAACGCTGTCGCAGCCCAGTTCTGCCAGGGCGTTTGTGAACTTTAGTTCGGCGTCGCGCAACTTGCTGGTTGCTGTATCGGTGCCGGGCGCTGCGCGGTAGGTCAGCGCAAAATCAGCGATTGCCAGCGTGGCACCGTCCGCCAGCGGGACAGAGGTGGTGTCCGGGCCGGCAGGAACGTCAATCCTGGTGTCATCAAGCGTGATCGTTGCGCCGGTCGGGTGGGTGATCTCAAACCGAGCAGCGGCGCTGTCCACCACCGTGCGCTGCACCGTGACATCGCTGGCTAGTTTCTCCAGTGCGCGCACGTCGTCGTCGTTAAGCACGCGCTGCGGAAGTGCCGCGACGAGTCCGCGGATCTTCGTGTTCAAGCCGTCGATCGTGTCCACGAAGACCTCAAGTTCCGCGATGCGCTCGCGCGCGTCAACCGCCGCGAGCTGCTCTTTGGCGTGCGCAAGGTTACGCGCACGAAGCTGCGACTCTTCTTTCGCTGTGGTGTAGGCCTCTTCCGCCGCGGTAATGGTGTCCTGCTCCGCCGCGGCCTTTTCCTGAGCCTCCTCAAGACCGCTGCGTATCGCAGCCAGTTCCGCTTCTTGGGTAGAAAGCTCAGCGACTTGTTTCGCGCGCAGCTCCACCGCGGTACGGGCGTGGTCACGGTCCTGCTCCGCGCGGGCGACTTTCTCCCGTGCTTGTTCCAACTGGCCGGCCAGCGCGTTCGCGGCCTCAGCGTCAGCTTCGCGACGGGCAAGCGCCTCCTGTGCCTCGGGGAGCTCGGCCGTGATTTCTGCTTCCTCATCGCGGCAGCGGGCGTACTCGTCCACGTCGGCTTCGTAAGCCTTCTTGTTCTCCGTCGCCTCGCGGACGGCCTCTTCAGCCGATTCCACCGCGGACTCTGCATCTTTGATCAGCTTGGTCGAGCCGCCTTTTTTGGTGAAGTATTTCTCATACTCCGAACGCACGCGTTCCATCAATCCGGTGTCATCCACATCGCGGTCGACGTACTCGTGGTTTCCCTGGCCCCGCGCAGGCTGATCGCGCTCAGAAAGGCTCTGACCGTGGGAGTCCGTGCGGCGGGCACTGGATTCCATGGTGCTGGCTAGAGCTGGAATACCAGCGGCGGCAACTGCGTGGTCGAGCTGACCTTGGCGGACAAACAAAGCTTCCTTGAGTTGGGTGTCCACATACTCTTCCACGATCTGGTTGAGCCGGTTGTACGCTTCCTCGCCGCTGAGTTGCTCCCGGGTGGGGGCAGTGATGGTCAGCTCGGCCTTTCCGCGCGTGCCACCGAAGCGTTTGTAGATGGTGAACTCGTAGGGACCGATAGTGGCGCTGAGAGTGACCTCGGGGGACACATCCTTGCCCACGGGCTTCAACGCGCGCGTCTTCACGGTGTTGGCCGTGTGCTTGATGTTCAGCACTGCATCCAGGGCATCCAGGATGGTGGACTTGCCGGCCTCATTATCGCCGTAGATAAGAATCACGCCGGTGTCCGGCAGGTCGTTTAGCTCTAGGTGTTCCACGGCCCGGACGTTGTCCAGAATCAGGGAGTGGATACGCATTTACTTGCCCTCCTTGCTCAGGCGGAACAGCAGGTTCACGGCGTCCCGGGCGGTCATGTCGGCGGCACCAGCACCGGAGCCAGTGTCGCGTTGTGCAGATGCGGCTGCGGCAACAAGTTCAGCCATCGCGTCGCGTGCGTAACCAGACAGCGGGAGGTTCAGCAGCTCATCATCACCGGGTTCAATGTGCAGATCCATCTTCGATTCGCGCTCATAGAGGGCACCGAAGATATCCTCCCGGGCGGCCAGACCCTCTTCCAGCGCGCCGGTGGCTTCCAAGCCCAGCGTGCCGGTCATGGAGTACTTCACCACCGTGCGATCTTTCGCCGGGTAGGCATCCAGATCCGCCAGCACGCGGTCAACATCGTCCGCGTCCGCCACGTCCCAATGCAGCGCGTCAAAGACCCACTCCCCTGTTCGCTGCTCCTCCACGGTGACGTCGGCCGTGGTCACAGTCGGTTTTGTAATGGTGACCACCAAAGCGTTGCCGGAGTTCGTCTCATTGCCCTCAACCTCCTCACGGCGGTCATGGAAATCCGTGACTTCCGGCGAGCCGGAGAACCACACCTTGCCACCCGGGCCGATCGGCCCTGCAGAGTGCGTGTCCCCCATCGCAACGTAATCAATCGTGCCGCGCTTCAACGCTTCCTCCAGCCCGGGAAGATCGATCAAGTCCGGCTTCGGCTCGCTCGAGCGGGAAAAGCATTGCCCGTGGGCGACAAGGATTCGGATCGCCTCAGTGGGCGCAAGCTCAGCGATAGCCTGTGCCGCCAAGTCACACGTCGAATAGCGCGCGAGAAGTGGCGCACCCACGATCTCCACACCGGGGCGATGTTCTACCGGCGTGGTGTCACGCAACACG
This genomic window contains:
- a CDS encoding Ltp family lipoprotein, whose translation is MSSPYDPNNPTPGNNQSGQGWGPQAPFGQEQGGWSQPDPNASWESLQQVPSVGPSEWGQPANGPGSNFAQQGGQAQFGQQQFGQPQNGQPQYGQGSSGQPPYGEQPPTEQGGGKGRMWAIIIGIAVLVTVAIVALALVLGGDKDKNSEGTASSEEKITPTTSETGGAPSEEPAKSSDSKSEKSGDKDRGQGSAKDSKKEPTSGAKPKDGNVPADHKKALEEAERYLAVIPFSYEGLYDQLISEYGAQASPEAARYAVDNVDADWNEQALRAAEQYVKVLDMSDEELFDQLTHDFGGKFTPEQARYAIEHLDRSKLKP
- a CDS encoding PspC domain-containing protein, encoding MSQPNPDYVPNPNVNVPGANPIPPQPVLVRPRTDRIIAGVCAGLADHFNIDHTLMRVIFVFLTLAGFSGVLAYLVCWAIIPEQKI
- a CDS encoding MarR family winged helix-turn-helix transcriptional regulator, whose amino-acid sequence is MATGTRWLNDEEQQLWRLMLATGRRIDRCLEDTLMHSGGLSSSEFAVLIALSEAEDHRMRMRDLCIELDWDRSRMSHQITRMDKRGLLNKHKSEEDARGVVVVLTDEGMARLEAAVPDHVEVVRRLIFDHMKKGEVAPLKRFMEGLMSASDELDVTEFSNKAG
- a CDS encoding AAA family ATPase; translated protein: MRIHSLILDNVRAVEHLELNDLPDTGVILIYGDNEAGKSTILDALDAVLNIKHTANTVKTRALKPVGKDVSPEVTLSATIGPYEFTIYKRFGGTRGKAELTITAPTREQLSGEEAYNRLNQIVEEYVDTQLKEALFVRQGQLDHAVAAAGIPALASTMESSARRTDSHGQSLSERDQPARGQGNHEYVDRDVDDTGLMERVRSEYEKYFTKKGGSTKLIKDAESAVESAEEAVREATENKKAYEADVDEYARCRDEEAEITAELPEAQEALARREADAEAANALAGQLEQAREKVARAEQDRDHARTAVELRAKQVAELSTQEAELAAIRSGLEEAQEKAAAEQDTITAAEEAYTTAKEESQLRARNLAHAKEQLAAVDARERIAELEVFVDTIDGLNTKIRGLVAALPQRVLNDDDVRALEKLASDVTVQRTVVDSAAARFEITHPTGATITLDDTRIDVPAGPDTTSVPLADGATLAIADFALTYRAAPGTDTATSKLRDAELKFTNALAELGCDSVETARALRDEHRERTAELAAIRRQRTDAAAGRDLDEAREELKRLRSTAAESHSDDHTHSDDNAHRLIAHEDAKNNVALAESAYEDARTTAHEAEVRLISLKAMPHARSLAELETRIGDKAAAVERARADLTSMREKTADDELHGALTSAEQNLDTTRKEHDDIAQRVAAVDPGTAEKLLAGARNRVNNLDQRRVRARERQIALDSSVQRAEGEAEKLDRAMAQLQLATTRRDRLRRKAKAAQLLYETLVAHRDAAREKYAAPFAKALQHYASTVFGPGTQFALDENLKVTTRTVDGTTVDLDQLSGGAKEQMALLTRFAIADMVASGSDEPMPVPVVIDDALGATDPRRLDLMNVLFSQVGEFSQVFVLTCFPRRFDGIAPARLASIESLKNHTNNA
- a CDS encoding metallophosphoesterase family protein gives rise to the protein MTDRSVTFIHSSDFQLGMRRWFLDGDAQARFDDSRLRAVAKLGELACSHNAEFIVVAGDVFDDNALSERTMGRALDAMDALPVPVYLLPGNHDPLVPGAALERADERENISVLRDTTPVEHRPGVEIVGAPLLARYSTCDLAAQAIAELAPTEAIRILVAHGQCFSRSSEPKPDLIDLPGLEEALKRGTIDYVAMGDTHSAGPIGPGGKVWFSGSPEVTDFHDRREEVEGNETNSGNALVVTITKPTVTTADVTVEEQRTGEWVFDALHWDVADADDVDRVLADLDAYPAKDRTVVKYSMTGTLGLEATGALEEGLAAREDIFGALYERESKMDLHIEPGDDELLNLPLSGYARDAMAELVAAAASAQRDTGSGAGAADMTARDAVNLLFRLSKEGK